From a region of the Sinorhizobium sp. B11 genome:
- a CDS encoding ABC transporter ATP-binding protein, translating to MKRNVVLKLSGVERHYGQGETLLTILKGADFTLSSGEMVALVAPSGTGKSTLLHVAGLLEHPDGGEVVVNGRPCDGLSDDKRTAIRRGEIGFVYQFHHLLPEFSAQENIMMPQLIAGLSWKEASERAKMLLDYMRIGHRGVHRPGELSGGEQQRVAIARAVANAPSLLLADEPTGNLDPETASYVFDALEALVRQSGLAALIATHNHELARRMDRRVTIADGKVVDF from the coding sequence ATGAAACGCAACGTCGTTCTCAAGCTTTCGGGCGTTGAGCGCCATTACGGACAGGGCGAAACGCTGCTGACCATCCTCAAGGGTGCGGATTTCACCCTGTCGAGCGGTGAGATGGTGGCGCTGGTGGCGCCGTCAGGCACCGGCAAGTCGACGCTTTTGCATGTCGCAGGGCTGCTGGAGCATCCAGACGGCGGCGAGGTAGTGGTCAACGGCCGCCCCTGTGATGGCCTTTCCGATGACAAGCGCACCGCCATCCGCCGCGGCGAGATCGGCTTTGTTTACCAGTTCCATCACCTGCTGCCGGAATTCTCTGCACAGGAGAACATCATGATGCCGCAGCTCATCGCCGGCCTCTCATGGAAGGAAGCGAGCGAACGGGCAAAGATGCTTCTTGATTACATGCGCATCGGCCATCGCGGCGTGCATCGCCCGGGCGAGCTTTCCGGCGGTGAACAGCAGCGCGTGGCAATCGCGCGCGCCGTTGCCAATGCGCCGAGCCTGCTTCTGGCCGACGAGCCGACCGGCAATCTCGACCCGGAAACCGCCAGCTATGTCTTCGACGCTCTTGAGGCGCTGGTGCGACAGTCCGGCCTTGCCGCGCTGATCGCCACCCACAACCACGAGCTCGCCCGGCGTATGGACCGACGCGTGACGATCGCCGACGGCAAGGTCGTGGATTTCTGA
- a CDS encoding DUF5680 domain-containing protein, whose amino-acid sequence MDVLELNSFIVEAKSQTYVAGAKSQPSYRIGAHDIGYKRGIWRYLDSYFGGTDFAGQEVVWLEEKPVWAMNYFGRIIEPGIIDSTIAGTVICAALSQLYRQGRFLGGMVLDHALGHYVDSSEGDCTHFRGHEFILVDGLKAYELDYRGGLIIP is encoded by the coding sequence ATGGACGTTCTGGAACTCAATAGCTTCATTGTCGAAGCCAAATCGCAGACATATGTCGCCGGCGCCAAGTCGCAGCCGTCCTATCGGATCGGTGCCCACGATATCGGCTACAAGCGCGGCATCTGGCGTTATCTCGACAGCTATTTTGGCGGTACGGACTTTGCCGGCCAGGAAGTGGTGTGGCTGGAGGAAAAGCCGGTGTGGGCGATGAACTATTTCGGGCGCATCATCGAACCGGGAATCATCGACTCGACCATTGCCGGCACCGTCATCTGCGCCGCGCTGTCACAGCTCTACAGGCAAGGCCGCTTTCTCGGCGGAATGGTTCTCGATCACGCGCTGGGACACTATGTCGATAGTAGCGAAGGCGATTGCACACATTTCCGCGGCCACGAATTTATTCTCGTGGACGGCCTGAAGGCCTATGAGCTCGATTATCGCGGCGGGCTGATTATCCCCTGA
- the dnaE gene encoding DNA polymerase III subunit alpha, translating to MADAEQGAIGGTPGFVHLRVHSAYSLLEGALPLKKILYKAAGDNQPAIAITDTNNLFVALEFSQKAMDDGLQPIIGCQVSIDMEDGLETEKRGGQQALVKLPSIVLLSATDAGYERLVDLVSRAYLGGEGNSTIHIRASWLDEIGTEGLIALTGASTGPIDMPLKDGHAAAAETRLLTLKRIFGDRLYVELQRHGTYDKRHEQRIIGLAYKHDLPLVATNEAFFPTRDDYDAHDALMAVAHNAIVSDDSRFRLSPDHYLKSRAEMEKLFADLPEALENTVEIARRCSFILKTRKPILPRFTGATADPEEAERAEALELRRQAEEGLDMRLAELGMSAGYEEKDYRERLEFELSVIERMKFPGYFLIVADFIKWAKQHDIPVGPGRGSGAGSLVAYALTITDVDPLRFSLLFERFLNPERVSMPDFDIDFCQDRREEVIRYVQQKYGREQVAQIITFGSLQARAALRDVGRVLEMPYGQVDKICKLVPNNPANPTPLSKAIEEEPKLQEEAAKEPVVARLLDIAQKIEGLYRHASTHAAGIVIGDRPLSKLVPMYRDPRSDMPVTQFNMKWVEQAGLVKFDFLGLKTLTVLKVAVDFCRKRGIEVDLAKIPLDDKKTYEMLSRGETVGVFQVESAGMRKALIGMKPDCIEDIIALVALYRPGPMENIPTYNARKHGDEELESIHPTIDHLLKETQGVIVYQEQVMQIAQVLSGYSLGEADLLRRAMGKKIKAEMDQQRERFVVGAVKNGVSKPQADNIFELLAKFANYGFNKSHAAAYAIVSYQTAFMKAHYPVEFLAASMTLDMSNTEKVNDFRQDAKRLGIEVIAPSVQTSFRQFETGDNRIYYALAALKGVGESAVDHIVEMRGDKPFASIEDFCLRIDPRQVNRRVLESLIYAGAFDCFNLDRAQLSAGLDRVLGYAQRAQENKLSGQSDIFGGALSSGPEKIALPPFSPWLASERLLKEFQVLGFYLTAHPLDSYNNILQKMRVQTFADFSTAVKQGAANGRLAGTVISKQERKTRTGNKMGIIVFSDSSGQYEAVLFSEMLNQYRDVLEPGKSFVITAIGEERPEGVSLRLQTIQSLEEKSLQMQKALRVYVRDSGPLRAVAAHLNARGDGLVSFIVIKEEGKREVEVVLQDKYRITPEIAAALRAAPGIVDVELV from the coding sequence ATGGCGGATGCGGAACAGGGTGCGATCGGCGGAACGCCGGGCTTCGTCCATCTGAGGGTGCATTCCGCCTATTCGCTTCTCGAAGGCGCATTGCCTCTCAAGAAAATTCTGTACAAGGCGGCCGGCGACAATCAGCCGGCGATTGCCATCACAGATACCAACAATCTCTTCGTCGCCCTGGAGTTTTCCCAGAAGGCGATGGATGACGGGTTGCAGCCGATCATCGGCTGTCAGGTGTCGATCGACATGGAAGACGGCCTCGAAACCGAAAAGCGGGGAGGCCAGCAGGCGCTGGTCAAGCTGCCTTCCATCGTGCTTCTGTCTGCGACGGATGCGGGCTATGAACGGCTGGTCGATCTCGTCAGCCGTGCCTATCTCGGCGGCGAAGGCAATTCGACAATACATATCCGCGCCTCATGGCTGGATGAGATCGGGACGGAAGGCCTGATAGCGCTGACGGGTGCCTCGACCGGGCCGATCGACATGCCGCTCAAAGACGGCCACGCCGCCGCGGCGGAGACGCGGCTGCTGACGCTGAAGCGCATCTTCGGCGACCGGCTCTATGTCGAGCTGCAGCGCCATGGCACTTACGACAAGCGGCACGAACAGAGGATCATCGGCCTTGCCTACAAGCATGATCTTCCGCTGGTCGCGACCAATGAAGCCTTCTTCCCGACCCGCGACGATTATGACGCCCACGACGCGCTGATGGCGGTCGCCCACAATGCCATTGTTTCCGACGACAGCCGCTTCCGTCTCTCCCCGGATCACTACCTGAAGAGCCGCGCGGAGATGGAAAAGCTCTTCGCCGATCTGCCGGAAGCGCTGGAGAATACGGTCGAGATCGCCCGACGCTGCTCCTTCATTCTGAAGACCCGCAAGCCGATCCTGCCGCGATTCACCGGCGCCACCGCCGATCCTGAAGAGGCCGAACGCGCCGAGGCGCTGGAGCTTCGCCGGCAGGCGGAAGAGGGGCTCGACATGCGCCTCGCGGAGCTTGGCATGTCGGCAGGTTACGAAGAGAAGGATTACCGCGAGCGGCTGGAATTCGAACTCAGCGTCATCGAGCGCATGAAGTTCCCCGGCTACTTCCTGATCGTTGCCGACTTCATCAAATGGGCCAAGCAGCATGACATTCCGGTCGGCCCGGGCCGCGGCTCGGGTGCAGGCTCGCTGGTCGCCTATGCGCTGACGATCACCGACGTCGATCCGCTACGCTTCTCACTACTCTTCGAACGCTTCCTCAATCCGGAACGCGTTTCGATGCCGGACTTCGATATCGACTTCTGCCAGGATCGCCGTGAAGAGGTGATCCGCTACGTGCAGCAGAAGTATGGTCGCGAGCAGGTGGCGCAGATCATCACCTTCGGTTCGCTGCAGGCACGCGCCGCCCTTCGCGACGTCGGCCGCGTCTTGGAAATGCCCTACGGCCAGGTCGACAAGATCTGCAAGCTCGTGCCGAACAATCCGGCAAACCCCACGCCGCTTTCCAAGGCGATCGAGGAAGAGCCGAAGCTGCAGGAAGAGGCCGCCAAGGAGCCTGTCGTCGCCCGCCTGCTCGATATCGCCCAGAAGATCGAAGGCCTCTACCGCCACGCCTCGACCCACGCCGCCGGTATCGTGATCGGTGATCGCCCGCTGTCGAAACTCGTGCCGATGTATCGCGATCCGCGTTCCGATATGCCGGTCACGCAGTTCAATATGAAGTGGGTGGAGCAGGCCGGCCTCGTGAAGTTCGACTTCCTCGGCCTGAAGACGCTGACCGTGCTCAAGGTCGCCGTCGATTTCTGCAGGAAGCGAGGCATCGAGGTCGATCTCGCCAAGATCCCGCTCGACGACAAGAAGACCTACGAGATGCTGTCGCGCGGCGAGACCGTCGGCGTGTTCCAGGTGGAAAGCGCCGGCATGCGCAAGGCGCTGATCGGCATGAAGCCGGACTGCATCGAGGATATCATCGCGCTGGTCGCGCTCTATCGTCCGGGTCCGATGGAAAACATCCCGACCTACAATGCCCGCAAGCATGGCGACGAAGAGCTGGAATCGATCCATCCGACGATCGACCATCTGCTCAAGGAAACGCAGGGCGTTATCGTCTACCAGGAACAGGTGATGCAGATCGCCCAGGTCCTATCGGGCTATTCGCTCGGCGAAGCCGATCTTCTGCGCCGCGCCATGGGTAAGAAGATCAAGGCCGAAATGGACCAGCAGCGCGAGCGCTTCGTCGTCGGCGCGGTCAAGAACGGCGTGTCGAAGCCGCAGGCCGACAATATCTTTGAACTCTTGGCGAAGTTCGCAAACTACGGCTTCAACAAATCGCACGCCGCCGCCTACGCCATCGTCTCCTACCAGACGGCCTTTATGAAGGCGCATTATCCGGTCGAGTTCCTGGCCGCGTCGATGACGCTCGATATGTCGAACACCGAAAAGGTCAACGACTTCCGCCAGGATGCCAAGCGCCTCGGCATCGAGGTCATTGCGCCCTCCGTCCAGACCTCCTTCCGCCAGTTCGAGACCGGCGATAACCGCATCTATTACGCGCTTGCGGCCCTCAAGGGCGTCGGCGAATCTGCGGTGGATCACATCGTTGAAATGCGTGGCGACAAGCCTTTCGCCAGCATCGAGGATTTCTGCCTGCGCATCGATCCGCGCCAGGTGAACCGCCGCGTGCTGGAAAGCCTGATCTATGCCGGCGCCTTCGACTGCTTCAATCTGGATCGCGCCCAGCTTTCGGCAGGCCTCGACCGTGTGCTCGGCTATGCGCAGCGCGCCCAGGAAAACAAGCTGAGCGGTCAATCCGATATCTTCGGTGGAGCGCTGTCCTCAGGCCCGGAGAAGATCGCCTTGCCGCCATTCTCGCCCTGGCTCGCTTCCGAGCGGCTGCTCAAGGAATTCCAGGTGCTGGGCTTCTATCTGACCGCCCATCCGCTCGACAGCTACAACAACATCCTGCAGAAGATGCGCGTACAGACTTTCGCGGATTTCTCCACGGCGGTGAAGCAGGGTGCTGCGAACGGGCGCTTGGCAGGGACGGTGATTTCCAAGCAGGAGCGCAAGACGCGGACCGGCAACAAGATGGGCATCATCGTCTTTTCGGATTCCTCGGGTCAGTACGAAGCCGTCCTCTTCTCCGAAATGCTGAACCAGTATCGTGACGTGCTTGAGCCCGGAAAATCCTTCGTCATTACCGCTATAGGCGAAGAGCGGCCGGAAGGCGTCAGCCTGCGTCTGCAGACCATCCAGTCGCTGGAGGAAAAATCGCTGCAGATGCAGAAAGCGCTGCGCGTCTATGTGCGCGATTCCGGCCCGCTGCGCGCCGTTGCTGCGCATCTGAACGCCAGGGGCGATGGCCTGGTCTCCTTCATCGTGATCAAGGAGGAGGGCAAGCGCGAGGTCGAAGTCGTACTGCAGGACAAATACCGCATCACGCCGGAGATCGCCGCTGCATTGCGGGCCGCTCCCGGCATCGTCGACGTCGAACTCGTCTAA
- a CDS encoding MFS transporter has product MSAGAAGMLAVLCGAIFLEGVDAAMLNVALPSIRADLGLSTTTLSAVVSAYVLAYAGLMLLGGRVADMYGKRKVFLTALTVFLLFSGLGGFASEGWMLLTARFVTGAAAAFMTPAGLALINGSFPEGPQRNRAVLIYAGTASAGFSLGLVIGGLLSAIGWRWVFFAPVIFSAILLAAGMKLIAEDKEVTAPRQRFDVAGAVTLTGAMLLAAYALTRLEHATSDLTWTLAAAGASAVLWLAFILIERNSRAPLVRLGIFRSSALLQSNLGAMLFTGAFFGFQFIVSLYLQELLGWSAFETSLALIVIGMDAILAPLLTPLLVERFGNGRVVLGGFALAVAGYALFLDMGLDWTYAAMLPSTILLGLAFSLGYGPLTIIATDGIAENEQGLASGLVNTSFQFGAALGLSAVSAVGTLALGDGESPSERLDALRTALLVPVGGTLIGTAIMGFGRWRCSGLSGRPQTG; this is encoded by the coding sequence ATGAGCGCCGGTGCCGCCGGCATGCTCGCGGTACTCTGCGGAGCGATCTTCCTCGAAGGCGTCGATGCGGCCATGCTCAATGTCGCGCTGCCCTCGATCCGGGCCGATCTCGGTCTTTCGACCACGACGCTCAGCGCCGTGGTTTCTGCCTATGTGCTTGCCTATGCCGGGCTGATGCTGCTCGGCGGGCGCGTCGCGGATATGTACGGGAAGCGCAAGGTCTTCCTGACGGCGCTGACCGTCTTCCTGCTCTTCTCCGGCCTCGGAGGCTTTGCGAGCGAAGGATGGATGCTGCTGACGGCCCGCTTCGTGACGGGTGCAGCCGCCGCCTTCATGACACCTGCCGGCCTTGCACTCATCAATGGCAGTTTTCCCGAGGGACCGCAGCGCAACCGGGCGGTGCTGATCTATGCCGGCACGGCATCGGCCGGCTTCTCCCTCGGCCTCGTCATCGGCGGGCTTCTATCCGCAATCGGCTGGCGATGGGTGTTCTTCGCACCGGTGATCTTCTCCGCCATTCTGCTCGCTGCCGGTATGAAGCTGATCGCGGAGGACAAGGAGGTTACAGCCCCGCGCCAGAGGTTCGATGTTGCCGGCGCGGTCACCCTGACCGGCGCCATGCTGCTCGCCGCCTACGCGCTGACCCGGCTCGAGCATGCGACGAGCGACCTCACCTGGACACTTGCGGCAGCAGGGGCGAGCGCTGTGCTCTGGCTCGCCTTCATCCTCATCGAACGCAATTCACGGGCGCCGCTGGTCCGCCTCGGGATCTTCCGGTCATCGGCATTGCTGCAATCCAACCTAGGAGCGATGCTCTTCACCGGCGCCTTCTTCGGCTTCCAGTTCATCGTCTCGCTCTACCTGCAGGAATTGCTCGGCTGGTCCGCCTTCGAAACCAGCCTCGCCCTCATCGTCATCGGCATGGATGCCATCCTGGCACCGTTGCTGACGCCCTTGCTCGTGGAGCGCTTCGGCAATGGACGTGTCGTGCTCGGCGGCTTCGCCCTTGCCGTCGCAGGCTACGCGCTCTTCCTCGACATGGGGCTCGACTGGACCTATGCAGCGATGCTGCCTTCGACAATCCTGCTCGGCCTCGCCTTCTCGCTCGGCTATGGGCCGCTGACGATCATCGCAACCGACGGCATTGCCGAAAACGAACAGGGACTGGCGAGCGGGCTAGTGAATACGTCCTTCCAGTTCGGCGCGGCACTCGGCCTTTCCGCCGTCAGCGCTGTCGGCACTCTGGCGCTCGGCGACGGCGAAAGCCCATCCGAACGGCTGGACGCGCTGCGCACCGCACTTCTGGTGCCGGTCGGAGGCACGCTGATCGGTACGGCAATCATGGGCTTCGGCAGGTGGCGCTGCTCCGGTCTATCCGGCCGGCCGCAAACCGGCTGA
- a CDS encoding helix-turn-helix transcriptional regulator has protein sequence MEVGTSNSPSDCCSTDRDYDIHQWDARQECEVRQILDRIADKWSLLVIALLEKRTLRFTELRRSIDGISQRMLTTTLRQLERDGLIERTVYPVVPPRVEYALTDLGCTLHDTIKALVVWTETNQTKIIAARRSYDERASEKPW, from the coding sequence ATGGAAGTAGGCACTTCAAACTCACCGAGTGACTGCTGCAGCACCGACCGCGATTACGACATCCATCAATGGGATGCGCGACAGGAGTGCGAGGTGCGCCAGATTCTGGATCGCATCGCCGACAAGTGGTCGCTTCTGGTTATCGCCCTGCTGGAAAAGCGCACCTTGCGCTTTACCGAATTGCGCAGGAGCATCGACGGCATCAGCCAGCGCATGTTGACGACGACACTGCGTCAGCTCGAGCGAGACGGTCTGATCGAGCGAACGGTCTATCCCGTGGTGCCTCCAAGGGTCGAATATGCCCTGACGGACCTCGGTTGCACGTTGCATGACACGATCAAGGCGCTTGTCGTCTGGACCGAGACCAACCAGACAAAGATCATCGCGGCCCGCCGAAGCTACGACGAGCGTGCCAGCGAGAAGCCTTGGTAG
- a CDS encoding L,D-transpeptidase family protein: MSVRVGVLIGLLSATALVDPAFAADARTLQIFVSKDKQSLAVYDGAEVVATSKISSGKDGHTTPSGIFSVIEKQKYHESNIYSNAPMPFMQRLTWSGIALHESNSVPRYPASHGCVRMPGAFAKSLYKMTEMGVPVVITDSELTPEPIDHPTLFRPDRPEPAPLLTDVELRPAIGDAKTQVQVAMNETTAALPIPQFQLQAPAGETSPISILMTRRTLRENVVDIQTLLNQLGFAAGEPDGLTGPATVQAINAFKALRPKEFARDKGLITDTLLREVYAAAGRGEPPNGVVMVRKDFKPLFEAPITIADPALALGTHFFSLHSVDEAAGTADWLGVTLENNLSRETVKRLGIANQESSIISGRPIARALSRISMSEETRHRIDALISPGSTLTISDTGVGPETGNGTEFITITRES; the protein is encoded by the coding sequence ATGTCTGTGCGTGTAGGTGTTCTTATCGGGTTGCTGTCGGCGACCGCTCTCGTCGATCCGGCTTTTGCTGCCGATGCGCGCACGCTGCAGATATTCGTGTCCAAGGATAAGCAGTCGCTGGCGGTCTATGACGGTGCGGAGGTCGTGGCGACTTCAAAGATCTCGAGCGGCAAGGACGGGCACACGACGCCGAGCGGCATCTTCTCCGTCATCGAGAAGCAGAAGTACCACGAATCCAATATCTATTCGAATGCGCCGATGCCCTTCATGCAGCGGCTGACATGGTCCGGCATTGCGCTGCACGAGTCCAACTCCGTGCCGCGCTACCCGGCCTCGCATGGCTGCGTGCGCATGCCCGGCGCCTTTGCGAAATCGCTCTACAAGATGACCGAGATGGGCGTGCCGGTCGTTATCACCGACAGCGAGCTGACACCGGAGCCTATCGACCATCCGACCCTGTTCCGCCCCGACCGGCCCGAACCGGCGCCCCTGCTTACGGACGTGGAACTGCGGCCTGCAATCGGTGATGCGAAGACGCAGGTGCAGGTCGCCATGAACGAGACGACGGCTGCCCTGCCGATACCGCAGTTTCAGCTGCAGGCACCGGCTGGCGAGACCTCGCCGATCAGCATCCTGATGACGCGCCGGACGCTGCGTGAAAATGTCGTCGATATCCAGACCCTGCTGAACCAGCTCGGCTTTGCCGCCGGCGAGCCTGACGGGCTGACCGGTCCCGCGACCGTTCAGGCCATCAATGCTTTCAAAGCGCTGCGGCCAAAGGAATTTGCCCGTGACAAGGGCCTGATCACGGATACTCTCCTTAGGGAAGTTTACGCCGCGGCAGGCCGGGGCGAACCACCGAATGGCGTCGTCATGGTGCGGAAGGATTTCAAGCCGCTCTTCGAGGCACCCATTACCATCGCCGATCCGGCCCTTGCTCTCGGCACGCATTTCTTCTCGCTACATTCAGTCGATGAGGCAGCTGGCACGGCGGATTGGCTGGGCGTGACGCTGGAAAACAATCTTTCCCGCGAAACGGTGAAGCGGCTCGGCATCGCCAACCAGGAAAGCTCCATCATCAGCGGCCGTCCAATCGCCAGAGCACTCAGCCGCATCTCAATGTCTGAAGAGACCCGCCACCGGATCGATGCGCTGATCTCGCCCGGCTCGACGCTGACAATATCAGATACAGGGGTCGGTCCCGAAACCGGTAACGGCACGGAATTCATCACCATCACGCGCGAGAGCTGA
- a CDS encoding GNAT family N-acetyltransferase: protein MHVDIVSAFDDLHALKDNWNEVYAADPEGHYFLSWHWIVRWLEQRSRWFVLAAKRQKEDDRYVAFLPIQLHVDFEEGQGLGNVVRLGGTPYAGYNGLLTFSDDAEAALAAFADCLMTFNWKHLDLDDVYVSGDRLKTFLAAFPASEFSKRKVPRRPHITADGENIDHDVYVYVPLGESFVAFLDERIGPKTRRNARKALRDLVVPENELRITHVTPETMERDLDIFYDMWNVQWGERQPRYGKFILDNSRHMLPACIKDGSVFMPILWHRDKPVATFIMFLDPYRKSMMCFLGSRDLSFRHSISPGFMLHCYNMRWGIENGYRIYDLGTGNYGYKDLFGSEHHIVEKLQVSTLSGQNIGDRLDPHSLDIAMHQAVYFFRNDNPNAAELCCRQILAADNAYGPATALLAKIEATHPPKPIADPAAHFAAAAERHRAGNLATAEAGYREVIAVVPDHFDALQHLALLLLQKGAFNDAKVCVDRAIDVRPASASAYCNRGNILVQLSNFEEALRSYDRAIALDTHHAIALNNRGNVLRRLGRHAEALESYEQAVATDPGYAQAVKNRDAALREMETVPA from the coding sequence ATGCATGTCGATATTGTTTCTGCGTTCGATGATCTGCATGCCCTGAAGGATAATTGGAACGAGGTCTATGCCGCCGATCCGGAAGGGCATTATTTCCTGTCCTGGCACTGGATTGTCCGGTGGCTGGAGCAGCGCTCGCGATGGTTCGTTCTTGCCGCCAAGCGACAGAAGGAGGACGACCGCTATGTCGCTTTCCTGCCCATTCAACTTCATGTCGATTTCGAGGAAGGGCAGGGCCTCGGCAATGTCGTGCGGCTGGGGGGCACCCCCTATGCCGGCTATAACGGTCTTCTGACATTTTCCGACGATGCAGAGGCAGCACTCGCGGCCTTCGCTGATTGCCTGATGACCTTCAATTGGAAACATCTCGATCTCGACGATGTCTATGTGTCCGGCGACAGGCTGAAGACTTTTCTGGCGGCTTTTCCCGCCTCGGAATTCTCAAAGCGGAAGGTTCCACGCAGGCCGCATATCACGGCTGACGGTGAGAACATCGATCATGATGTCTATGTCTACGTGCCGCTTGGCGAGAGTTTCGTAGCCTTCCTGGACGAGCGCATCGGCCCCAAGACGCGGCGCAACGCGCGAAAGGCGCTGCGCGATCTGGTCGTACCGGAAAACGAGCTGCGCATTACCCATGTCACCCCGGAAACGATGGAGCGCGACCTCGACATCTTCTACGACATGTGGAACGTCCAATGGGGTGAACGCCAGCCGCGCTACGGCAAATTCATCCTCGACAACAGCCGGCATATGTTGCCGGCCTGTATCAAGGACGGTTCGGTTTTCATGCCGATCCTCTGGCACCGGGACAAGCCGGTGGCTACCTTCATCATGTTCCTGGATCCCTATCGCAAGTCGATGATGTGCTTCCTCGGGAGCCGTGACCTGAGCTTTCGCCACTCAATCAGCCCCGGCTTCATGCTCCATTGCTACAATATGCGCTGGGGCATCGAGAACGGATACCGGATATACGATCTCGGTACCGGCAACTATGGCTACAAGGATCTCTTCGGTTCCGAGCACCACATCGTCGAGAAGCTGCAGGTCTCTACGCTTTCGGGCCAAAATATCGGCGATCGGCTCGATCCGCACTCGCTCGATATAGCAATGCATCAGGCAGTGTATTTCTTCAGAAACGACAACCCGAATGCTGCCGAACTCTGCTGTCGGCAGATTCTTGCCGCCGACAACGCCTATGGGCCGGCAACCGCTTTGCTGGCGAAGATCGAGGCGACGCACCCGCCAAAGCCAATCGCCGACCCTGCCGCCCATTTCGCCGCCGCTGCCGAACGGCACCGTGCCGGTAATCTTGCCACGGCGGAGGCTGGCTACCGCGAAGTGATTGCCGTCGTGCCGGATCACTTCGATGCCCTTCAGCATCTGGCGCTATTGCTGTTGCAGAAAGGCGCTTTCAACGACGCCAAGGTCTGCGTCGACAGGGCGATCGACGTGAGACCGGCTTCCGCCTCGGCCTATTGCAATCGCGGTAATATTCTCGTGCAGCTTTCGAATTTCGAAGAGGCTCTCAGAAGCTATGACCGGGCGATTGCGCTTGATACACACCATGCCATCGCCCTCAACAATCGCGGCAACGTTCTGCGACGCCTGGGGCGCCACGCTGAGGCATTGGAAAGCTACGAGCAGGCCGTCGCGACCGATCCCGGCTATGCCCAGGCAGTGAAGAACCGCGATGCGGCGCTGCGAGAGATGGAGACGGTACCGGCTTAA
- a CDS encoding DNA polymerase IV: MTPASDKTPGFCRDCLAEQKADLRRCHVCGSPRLARHKELYDLTLAHIDCDAFYAAVEKRDNPELADKPVIIGGGKRGVVSTACYIARIHGVRSAMPMFKALEACPQAVVIRPDMEKYVKVGRQVRALMQELTPLVQPLSIDEAFLELGGTERLHHDPPARTLAKFARRIEKEIGITVSVGLSYCKFLAKVASDLQKPRGFSVIGREEAVEFLAPRPVTTIWGVGKAFAATLEADGIRTIGQLQQMEENDLMRRYGSIGQRLSRLSRGVDDRQVHINDAAKSVSAETTFFDDISRYDDLVPILRNLSEKVSWRLKKNDIAGQTVVLKMKTADFKSRTRNRRLEDPTQLADKIFRTGLDLLEKETDGTKFRLIGIGVTDLGDAGRADPPDLIDRQSGRRAAAEAAMDKLRDKFGKGTVETGYTFGGKGNR, translated from the coding sequence ATGACGCCTGCATCTGACAAGACACCCGGCTTCTGTCGCGACTGCCTTGCCGAGCAGAAGGCAGACCTGCGCCGCTGCCATGTTTGCGGCAGCCCTCGCCTCGCGCGCCACAAAGAGCTTTATGACCTGACGCTCGCGCATATCGACTGTGACGCCTTTTACGCCGCCGTGGAAAAACGCGACAATCCGGAGCTTGCCGACAAGCCCGTGATCATCGGCGGCGGCAAACGTGGCGTCGTCTCCACCGCCTGTTACATTGCCCGCATCCACGGCGTCCGCTCCGCCATGCCGATGTTCAAGGCGCTGGAAGCCTGCCCGCAGGCGGTCGTCATCCGCCCCGACATGGAAAAATATGTAAAGGTCGGGCGGCAGGTCCGCGCGCTGATGCAGGAACTGACGCCGCTTGTGCAGCCACTCTCCATCGATGAGGCCTTCCTGGAACTCGGCGGCACCGAACGGCTGCACCACGATCCTCCGGCCCGCACGCTGGCGAAGTTCGCCCGCCGCATCGAGAAGGAGATCGGTATCACCGTCTCGGTCGGGCTGTCCTATTGCAAATTCCTCGCCAAAGTCGCGTCCGACCTGCAGAAGCCGCGCGGCTTTTCCGTCATCGGGCGCGAAGAGGCCGTGGAGTTTCTGGCGCCTCGTCCCGTGACGACCATCTGGGGCGTCGGCAAGGCTTTTGCTGCAACACTCGAAGCCGACGGCATCCGAACGATCGGCCAGCTGCAGCAGATGGAAGAGAACGATCTGATGCGCCGCTACGGCAGCATCGGCCAGCGGCTTTCCCGCCTGTCGCGCGGCGTCGACGACCGCCAAGTGCATATCAACGATGCCGCCAAGAGTGTCTCGGCCGAAACCACTTTTTTCGACGATATCTCGCGTTACGACGATCTGGTGCCGATCCTGCGCAATCTCTCGGAAAAGGTCTCGTGGCGGCTGAAGAAGAACGACATTGCGGGCCAGACCGTGGTGTTGAAAATGAAGACCGCCGATTTCAAGTCACGCACCCGCAACCGTCGCCTCGAAGACCCGACTCAGCTGGCCGACAAGATCTTCCGCACCGGACTCGACCTTCTGGAAAAGGAAACGGACGGCACGAAATTCCGTCTGATCGGCATCGGCGTCACCGACCTCGGTGATGCCGGCCGCGCTGACCCGCCCGATCTCATCGACCGGCAATCCGGCCGGCGCGCGGCGGCGGAGGCGGCCATGGACAAATTGCGCGACAAATTCGGCAAGGGCACTGTTGAAACCGGCTATACTTTCGGCGGCAAGGGGAACCGATAG